The following coding sequences are from one Nicotiana tabacum cultivar K326 chromosome 1, ASM71507v2, whole genome shotgun sequence window:
- the LOC142163321 gene encoding uncharacterized protein LOC142163321: protein MPYSLVYGTDAVIPVEVGEYSLRCSNESGPNNDESRLQDLDEVEERRDMAHVRMVAQKQQVERYYNKKAKVRPLKVGDYVLKAKTQAAKNPNEGKLGTNWDEPYKITATTNKGAF from the coding sequence ATGCCATATTCGCTAGTTTACGGGACTGACGCGGTTATACCCGTCGAAGTCGGAGAATATAGTTTGAGATGCTCCAATGAAAGTGGACCAAACAACGACGAAAGTAGGCTACAAGATCTGGATGAAGTCGAAGAACGAAGGGATATGGCCCACgtaagaatggtagcccaaaagcaacaagtagaaaggTACTATAACAAGAAGGCCAAAGTACGACCGCTTAAGGTCGGAGACTACGTCCTCAAAGCTAAAACTCAAGCAGCGAAAAACCCTAACGAGGGAAAActgggaacaaactgggacgAACCATACAAAATCACGGCGACAACAAACAAAGGAGCATTCTAG